A genomic stretch from Mus pahari chromosome 6, PAHARI_EIJ_v1.1, whole genome shotgun sequence includes:
- the C6H1orf141 gene encoding uncharacterized protein C1orf141 homolog isoform X2: protein MINYEESKLMDHNKEENLKSRPISLRYLKDKDEKEYANPLPFPQPWSKHLCKKLAESSILSPKLTSESNAGKKEEVPPPFTDQHESRAKKSMYSTDHSADSSKNRRKYPPDGITKESELTRNDEARKPHPVKQNIMLPLDCEDLLKNPKIKTIDLRPAGTVHTSMEQSHANPIIFYDTEYVQMLFLTKRFTPYAMKCTEKNIVLEKNYEVLKALFSNEPSAVSEPQSTKPIVQQKPLQVFSAEYDQKSINEKRKKKHDSLVSKKISPNTRYNLSQTFSSLSKKFVGYFDKDVTQGESYKADSFEMYSKTKPRPTRKFTTLPVKYDSKPLKNILEIHKLNNMTPLDNLLGLRA from the exons ATGATAAACTATGAAGAAAGTAAATTAATGG AccacaacaaagaagaaaatctaaaatCAAGACCTATATCTCTTCGTTATCTTAAGGATAAAGATGAG AAAGAATACGCAAATCCCTTGCCTTTTCCACAGCCTTGGTCTAAACACCTGTGTAAAAAATTGGCGGAATCTTCAATCCTGTCTCCCAAACTCACCAGTGAATCCAATGCTGGTAAGAAGGAAGAAGTCCCTCCTCCATTTACAG ATCAACATGAAAGCAGAGCTAAGAAGTCCATGTATTCTACAGACCACTCAGCAGATTCTAGTAAAAACag GAGAAAATACCCTCCAGATGGTATTACAAAAGAAAGTGAGTTAACCAGAAATGATGAAGCCAGAAAGCCCCATCCAGTCAAACAGAACATCATGCTTCCCCTGGACTGTGAGGACCTActgaaaaatccaaaaataaagacAATCGACCTTCGTCCAGCTGGGACAGTACATACTTCCATG GAACAATCCCATGCAAATCCAATAATTTTCTATGACACTGAATATGTACAAATGCTGTTCCTGACAAAAAGGTTTACCCCCTATGCTATGAAATGTACAGAAAAGAATAttgtattagaaaaaaattacgAAGTACTCAAAGCTTTATTTAGTAATGAACCAAGTGCTGTTTCTGAACCTCAGAGTACTAAGCCTATCGTCCAGCAGAAACCTTTGCAAGTCTTCTCGGCTGAATATGACCAAAAGAGTATAAACGAGAAACGAAAGAAGAAACATGACAGTCTGGTTTCAAAGAAAATATCTCCGAACACTCGTTATAATTTATCCCAAACATTTTCCAGCTTAAGCAAAAAATTTGTTGGTTACTTTGATAAAGATGTTACTCAAGGAGAGAGTTATAAGGCAGACAGTTTTGAAATGTATTCCAAAACAAAGCCACGACCAACACGCAAATTTACTACCTTACCTGTCAAGTATGACTCCAAGCCTCTGAAAAATATACTTGAAATACATAAACTAAACAACATGACCCCATTGGATAACCTGCTAGGCTTGAGAGCATAA